TCCGGCGTAGGCCTCGGCCGCCCTGGAGAAAAGGCCAAGGGATCTCAATGCTTCTCCCCGGTAATAAAGGGCCTTTACGCCTACGGACCTCGTTGTGGAAGTAAGCCTGATTACATCCATGACATCGTTTTTCATGTAACGGCCGATTACCAGGCGGTCCAGAAGGCCCTGGTCAAGCGGCGCCCATCGTCTGCCGTCAAGGGTAATTCCCGCCCGGACAGGGGCGATCCCGGTGGTTATCAGAAATAGAAGACTGAACGTCAGTGGGCGCAATCTTTTCAATCAGTGTTCCTTTGACCAGTATCTGGCGGTCAGGTCGAAGCTCTTCCCCATCTTTTCCCGGTTTGTCCGAAAGAGGTTGATCTCCATGAAATTGGCCGAGGCCCTGCGCGGCTCAAATTTGAAAACGGCGGATAACGTCTCAACCTTGAGGGAGGGTTTCACCTCCGTCTGTATCTGACACCTGACATCCAGATTGTGAGGGCCGGGCTCCATTATGCCGGAGTATATCTCCAGCGATCCCCCCCGGATAAGGAGGAAACGATCGGCCTCCGACAACTGCCTGGTGACAAGGGGGTGGTCATCCATGCGGATTTCAAGAGAAAGGGGGATGGCCCGGATCCGGCCGCCGGATGAGAAGAACAGTGATACCGAGGTGATTTTGGGATCAACGAGGTCCTCCAGGAGGCTGTTCACCTTCTTCTCGATTGTATTGAGTCTCTGCTCTATCTGGGACAGCTCGGTTTCGAGGCCGCTGATTGATCCTTTTCCGGTTTCCGCTCCGAAGCTGACGGTAGGAGCGGCAAAAACGATGAGAAAAAAAATCGCGGTCAGGAGAGAAAAAAATCCCGATATGGTTTTCATGCGTCCTCCCGGTTAACCCTGCTATTTTGAAATAAAGTATCCATTTGGAATGGAAACCCGGGTTACAGTCCACCTGGAGTTGATTCCGGGTGACATGGTGAACGGTCCGAAGATGCGCGTAATGCGCCTGGAAGGTTCAGCCGGGTGAAGAACAACCGTCACCTGGGCCTTGCATGGAATGCCTTTCAGCGAATGATGATAGCGGGCCCCGATTGTATAGATCCCTTTCGGGCCGCCCGCGAAGGTAAAGACCTCAGGTCCGAAACCATCCTTGTCGTCCAGATCAAGTCCGCCCCCGGGTATGGCCTCGCTGTTGTCATATGGGTCCAGGGCGCGATAGTAGGTGTGTTTCCCTTCAGGCCCCCAGACGTGAAGATCAAGATCAACCCCGGGCTTGTCCCATGTGAGGAAAACGACCATGTCCTTGGGAGCCATGTTGATGGTTTTTACGGAAATGTCAGGGCTTGTGGCGGTCTTGCCGAAAATGTCCAGCGCCTCGACCCTCAGTTTGTTCTTCTCCCGGATGAGGACGATCGGTTGAGAAAACCGTCCCTGCCCGTCTACCTCAATGCGTCTGGGAGAGCCGTTAAGGAAGAGGAAGCTCTCCTTGAGGACGGTTTTTGACATGATCTGCCCGCTGACCTGAACCACAGGGGAAATGGTGGTGTTGAACACGTCCCCATCCCTTGGATGGGCCAATTTTACCTGCGGCGGGGGCGGAATGTAAACGATCTTGACCTGGTCCCTTCCAGACCTTCCGGACCGGTCCCACGCCATGATCTCAATGAGGTTGTCACCTTTTTCCAGGACTATCTCGCTTTCCACCCTGGATTTGTTGACGGCGATGAGGCTCGAAATTCCGTTCACGGTCAGAAGAGCGGTGTTGGAATCACCCTCAACGATGGCATTTACCCGCTGGTAGGCCCGGCTGACGGTTCCTGCCCGTGGTTCCAGAATGAGGACCTTGCCTGGATTGACATTCGGTTGGGGAACCGGTTTTATCACTTTTCCCCCGGGGGATGCCAGGCTTATGATCACCCGTCTGTTCAGGTTCTGCGCGTCGAGGTCACCGTGGCTGATCAGCGCCCCGCTTTCCCCTGCCGATCTGACGTCGATGCGGTCCTCCGGAAATCCGGAGACGGTCGCCAACTGGTCGGCGACTTCATGGGCATAGTAATATCCAATGCTGATATTTTCCTCAGGAGAGCCGAAGGTGTCGGTGTGTCCGGTTACGACGATGATGAGAGAGAGGTCCTTCCTGACGCGGTCCCGCATGCGCAAAAGGCGGTCCTTGACGTCCGCACCAGCCTGATCGGCAAGCCAGCCGGCAGGAACATCCACGGAGATGTCCTCGCCGGACGTCCCGGGGCCTTTGACCACCGGTGACCGGGCCAAGGCGCCTGTTACCATTGACAAGAATACAAGGATACTCAAAAGCGCGAGAGGTGTCCGGTTCATCGGAACCTTATTAACACGCCGCCCATAGGGTTTCAAGGATTCCGGGCGTCAACCGTTGATAGGGTCGCAAAAAGTCCATTCGCGGCTTTTTGCTCCACGGAAAGCGAAAAGCGTCGTTTCCGCTTTCCTCACAAATCAACGACTTGTCCCGCAAATCGATGACCTGCGGAACAAGCCATTGATTTGGGCGCCCTTCAACGGGCGCATTGATGACTTTTTGCGAAGTCATCAATCGTTCCCTGGATGAAAAACGGATGATATAGTGTCTATTCGGGTGTCCAGGTATCGAAGTAGGCCTCTGGACACTGGACTCTGGACTATTGAATTAGCCCCGGCGGGAGGTGACGTCATGAAGGTCGCGGCGTTCGACGTTGGAACCAATACCATCAGGTGCCTTGTCGCGCGATCTTCCGGGGATGTATTGGAGCCTTTGAAGATATTCCGCAGGATCACCCGTTTGGGTAAGGGGTTGAGAAAGAGCCGTCAACTGTCGGCCGGACCGGTTGACATGACCCTTCGTGCCCTCAGGGACTTTTCCGAAGAACTTGAGAGCAGGAACGTTGCACGGGCCTGGGCTGTCGGAACCAGTGCGCTGAGGGATGCACCGGCCCGGGTGGAAATTCTTGAAAAGGCCGAAGAGGCCCTGGGCTTCCCCCTGGAGGTCATCTCGGGGGAGGAAGAGGCACGCCTGACCGCCCTGGGGGTCCAGGGCGGCATAGGGCGAATTGAGGATGGTATGGTCGTCGATATCGGGGGGGGGAGCACAGAGGTCGTTCGAATCATCTCCGGCGCCGTTCGATGGTGGAAAAGCATGCCTGTTGGGGTTGTTCACCTGACGGAAGCCTGCCTGCGTTCCGACCCACCGCTTTTGGAGGAGATCCGGCGAATGCGGAAAAAGATAGAACAGTTTATCGGCCAACTTCCCGCCGGAGGAAAGACTCTCGCCGCCACGGCAGGCACGCCGACTACCTTGGCGGCCCTTGATTTGGGCATTGACGAATACGATCCTACTCTGGTAAATGGTCACGTCCTTTCCCTGGACCGGGTCAATGAACTCACCGACACCCTGATTCGAATGAAGATCGTGGAGAGGCTCGGCCTTCCAGGGATGGAGAAGGGGAGGGAGGACCTTATCCCCGCCGGATCGGTAATGATCGGACAGTTCATGAAGCACTGGGGGCTCCTTGAAATGATCGTCAGCGACTGGGGACTTCTGGAGGGAGTGGCCATGGAGGCCGCCACGGGAAGAGGGTATACATTGGACACTGGACTTAAAATATGAACAGAAAGAGTGAAGTAAAAAGACAGATGGACCTTATAGGCCGCGGTGCGGTGGACCTGATCTCCGCCGGGGAGATGGCCGCCAAACTGGAAAAGTCCCTTGATACCGGGGTCCCCCTCAGAATAAAGGCGGGATTCGATCCCACGGCACCGGATCTTCATCTGGGGCACACGGTTCTCCTGCAGAAGATGAGGCATTTTCAGGATCTGGGACACCAGGTGGTCTTTCTCATCGGGGATTTTACGGGGATGATCGGGGACCCGACAGGGCGGTCCGAGACAAGGGTGGCTCTGACAGAGGAGCAGGTATTGAAAAATGCTGAGACCTATCAGGAACAGACCTTTAAAATTCTGGATCCCGACCGAACCGAGGTCGCTTTCAACAGCTCGTGGATGAAAAAGATGAACGCCGACGACCTCGTCGATCTGGCGGCACGCTATAGTGTGGCCAGGATGCTGGAGAGAGACGACTTCAAAAAGAGATATTCGGAGCAGCGCCATATCAGTATCCACGAGTTTCTCTATCCCCTGATTCAGGGCTACGACTCCGTGGCGCTGAAAGCGGATGTGGAACTGGGTGGGACCGATCAGAAGTTCAACCTTCTTGTGGGAAGGGATCTCCAGAGGTCCTATGGTCAGGTCCCTCAGGTGGTCATCACCATGCCGCTCCTGGAAGGGACGGATGGAGTTCACAAGATGAGCAAATCATACAACAACTATGTGGGGGTCAGCGAGCCTGCCGCTGAAATTTACGGAAAGCTCATGTCGATATCGGACGAACTGATGCTGCGTTATTACGAGCTTTTAAGTGCCGTAAGCAATCGGGACCTGAAAAAGCTGCGAAGCGACCTTGAGACGGAAAAGGTCCACCCCATGGATGCCAAACGCGCTCTGGCTTTGGAGCTTGCCGCCCGTTACCATGGAGAGGAAGAGGGTAAAAAGGCCGAAGACGCCTTTAACAGGGTTTTCAGCCGGGGAGAAACTCCGGAGAGTATGCCTGTATTCCACCTCCTGGGGCGGAAGATCTGGATTGCCAGGATCATGCAGGAGAGCGGACTTGTCCCCAGCACCTCCGAGGCGATGCGCCTTATACGGTCAGGGGGGGTCCGGCTGGACGGAAAGAAGCTGTCGGATACCAAGCTGGAGGTTGAATCCGGTGGGGAAAAGATACTCAAGGTGGGAAAGATGCGATTCCTCCGGATCGTCGACTAAGAGGCGTATCTTTAATGAATTTAAAAAATGGTCTGAATTTCCGGGGAATCGTGGTGTGGACCCTTGTGGTCTTCGGCGCTGGAATGTCTATCCTGGAGATTTCCACCCGGGCGGACGCCTGGACAGCCCTGTTCTCAAACAGCTCGCTGACAGTTGATTCCGACCTTATAGTGAAACCCGGTCCGGGTGCTTTCGCGGATGGTCCCCTTGCCAGAAGGGCCATCGAGCGTGCCTACACGAAAGAGGTCAGGGTCCAGTTGAACCACCTGCTCACAGTAAAGAGGGAGGACATCCGCAGGTCCATCTCCCTCTCCTCAAGATATGTGAAGCATATGGAGCCCGTCCTGAAACAGAACGGGCTCCCTGCCGAATTGGCCTATCTGTGCATAATCGAGAGCGGTTACCGCTCCTTCGCCAGGAGCCATGCCGGGGCAACAGGGATGTGGCAAATGATCCGGGCGACTTCACGGCGCTTTGGGCTGCGGACGGACGCGTGGGAGGACCAGAGGCTCGATTTTGTCATGAGCACAGAGGGAGCTGCCCGCTACTTCAAATACCTGAAGAAACGTTTCCACGATTGGGACCTCGTTCTGGCCGCCTATAATGCCGGTGAAGGCAGGGTGCAGGCAGCCATCAACAGGGCCAGGCGGATGGGTCTTAAGGGCGACTTCGAGGACCTGCAGCTGCCCCGGGAGACCAGGATTTACGTCCCCGCATTTTATGCCTCACTGCTTGTGGTAATGGAACCGGAAAGATACGGTATTTTCCCGGACTATCAGCCTCCCATTGACTTCCAGGAGGTCAATGTCCCGGGGGGGGTGAAGCTTGCAAGTCTTGAGGCCGAGTTCGGTACGCCGGGAGGTGTATTGAAGGCCCTCAATCCTTCGCTCATCAAGGGGCGTGTCCCCCCGAACAAAGCTGGATATAGCTTGAGGGTGCCCTGTTCCCTGGACACCGGACTGGCCTTGAAAGTTGTGCGGAGCCTTGAGGAGGTCAGATGGATAACGTATCGGGTGCGCAAGGGCGATACCCTGTGGGACATATCAAAGAGGTATGGTGTGAGTGCTCACCGCATCGATCGGACCCGGAAAATGCGCAGGCCGTCTGTGATTTTTCCAGGTGAGATCCTCATGATCCCGGTTATTAGAGGCCTGGAACTTGGAAAAACGACCAATCCGTTAAAAATTAAGGAAAGTTGAAAAAACCGCTTGACACACCTGTGGGATGTGTCTATATTTCGCGGTTGTTGCCCCGAGAAATGGTCAATCAGTGATGAGCACATCGCCCGGCAACGTATCTCCTTGACATAGAGATGCCTTTTGAATAAAGTATAAGTTAGAAGAGTTTCGCTTCTGGTCTTTGAAAACTAAATAGCGACAGCAAAATCGTTTGGTCAAGTCAATCAACCAAAATGTACAAAAGAGAACCTTCGGGTTTTCAAATGTTTTAAATTGGAGAGTTTGATCCTGGCTCAGAACGAACGCTGGCGGCGTGCCTAACACATGCAAGTCGAACGTGAAATCCGCCTTCGGGTGGAAAGTAAAGTGGCGCACGGGTGAGTAGCGCGTGGGTAATCTGCCCCTGGATTCGGGATAACTCGCCGAAAGGCGGGCTAATACGGGATAACGTCAAATCACGTAAGTGGTTTGACCAAAGGAGGCTTCTGCTTCCGTCTGGGGATGAGCCCGCGTACCATTAGCTAGTTGGTGGGGTAATGGCCTACCAAGGCTACGATGGTTAGCTGGTCTGAGAGGACGATCAGCCACACTGGAACTGAGACACGGTCCAGACTCCTACGGGAGGCAGCAGTGGGGAATATTGCGCAATGGGGGAAACCCTGACGCAGCGACGCCGCGTGAGCGATGAAGGCCCTCGGGTCGTAAAGCTCTGTCAGGTGGGAAGAAAGCCTTGTCGGTTAATACCCGGCATGGTTGACGGTACCACCAGAGGAAGCACCGGCTAACTCCGTGCCAGCAGCCGCGGTAACACGGAGGGTGCAAGCGTTGTTCGGAATTACTGGGCGTAAAGGGCGTGTAGGCGGCTTGGTAAGTCTGAAGTGAAATCCGTCGGCTCAACCGACGAACTGCTTCAGATACTGCCTCGCTTGAGTACGGGAGAGGAAAGCGGAATTCCCAGTGTAGAGGTGAAATTCGTAGATATTGGGAAGAACACCGGTGGCGAAGGCGGCTTTCTGGACCGATACTGACGCTGAGACGCGAAAGCGTGGGGAGCAAACAGGATTAGATACCCTGGTAGTCCACGCTGTAAACGGTGAGTACTAGGTGTAGGGGGTACCGACCCCCCCTGTGCCGCAGCTAACGCATTAAGTACTCCGCCTGGGGACTACGGCCGCAAGG
The sequence above is drawn from the Deltaproteobacteria bacterium genome and encodes:
- a CDS encoding OmpA family protein, with protein sequence MNRTPLALLSILVFLSMVTGALARSPVVKGPGTSGEDISVDVPAGWLADQAGADVKDRLLRMRDRVRKDLSLIIVVTGHTDTFGSPEENISIGYYYAHEVADQLATVSGFPEDRIDVRSAGESGALISHGDLDAQNLNRRVIISLASPGGKVIKPVPQPNVNPGKVLILEPRAGTVSRAYQRVNAIVEGDSNTALLTVNGISSLIAVNKSRVESEIVLEKGDNLIEIMAWDRSGRSGRDQVKIVYIPPPPQVKLAHPRDGDVFNTTISPVVQVSGQIMSKTVLKESFLFLNGSPRRIEVDGQGRFSQPIVLIREKNKLRVEALDIFGKTATSPDISVKTINMAPKDMVVFLTWDKPGVDLDLHVWGPEGKHTYYRALDPYDNSEAIPGGGLDLDDKDGFGPEVFTFAGGPKGIYTIGARYHHSLKGIPCKAQVTVVLHPAEPSRRITRIFGPFTMSPGINSRWTVTRVSIPNGYFISK
- a CDS encoding transglycosylase SLT domain-containing protein; translated protein: MNLKNGLNFRGIVVWTLVVFGAGMSILEISTRADAWTALFSNSSLTVDSDLIVKPGPGAFADGPLARRAIERAYTKEVRVQLNHLLTVKREDIRRSISLSSRYVKHMEPVLKQNGLPAELAYLCIIESGYRSFARSHAGATGMWQMIRATSRRFGLRTDAWEDQRLDFVMSTEGAARYFKYLKKRFHDWDLVLAAYNAGEGRVQAAINRARRMGLKGDFEDLQLPRETRIYVPAFYASLLVVMEPERYGIFPDYQPPIDFQEVNVPGGVKLASLEAEFGTPGGVLKALNPSLIKGRVPPNKAGYSLRVPCSLDTGLALKVVRSLEEVRWITYRVRKGDTLWDISKRYGVSAHRIDRTRKMRRPSVIFPGEILMIPVIRGLELGKTTNPLKIKES
- a CDS encoding Ppx/GppA family phosphatase; translation: MKVAAFDVGTNTIRCLVARSSGDVLEPLKIFRRITRLGKGLRKSRQLSAGPVDMTLRALRDFSEELESRNVARAWAVGTSALRDAPARVEILEKAEEALGFPLEVISGEEEARLTALGVQGGIGRIEDGMVVDIGGGSTEVVRIISGAVRWWKSMPVGVVHLTEACLRSDPPLLEEIRRMRKKIEQFIGQLPAGGKTLAATAGTPTTLAALDLGIDEYDPTLVNGHVLSLDRVNELTDTLIRMKIVERLGLPGMEKGREDLIPAGSVMIGQFMKHWGLLEMIVSDWGLLEGVAMEAATGRGYTLDTGLKI
- a CDS encoding tyrosine--tRNA ligase — protein: MNRKSEVKRQMDLIGRGAVDLISAGEMAAKLEKSLDTGVPLRIKAGFDPTAPDLHLGHTVLLQKMRHFQDLGHQVVFLIGDFTGMIGDPTGRSETRVALTEEQVLKNAETYQEQTFKILDPDRTEVAFNSSWMKKMNADDLVDLAARYSVARMLERDDFKKRYSEQRHISIHEFLYPLIQGYDSVALKADVELGGTDQKFNLLVGRDLQRSYGQVPQVVITMPLLEGTDGVHKMSKSYNNYVGVSEPAAEIYGKLMSISDELMLRYYELLSAVSNRDLKKLRSDLETEKVHPMDAKRALALELAARYHGEEEGKKAEDAFNRVFSRGETPESMPVFHLLGRKIWIARIMQESGLVPSTSEAMRLIRSGGVRLDGKKLSDTKLEVESGGEKILKVGKMRFLRIVD